A single genomic interval of Lepisosteus oculatus isolate fLepOcu1 chromosome 12, fLepOcu1.hap2, whole genome shotgun sequence harbors:
- the ankar gene encoding ankyrin and armadillo repeat-containing protein isoform X1, with protein MAQSVASSSSSKSFQASGGERDDEAYLAGLAAQRNANAFFEKYDRRDLQELLSLTSCSWLLCCEDNNLPAELPTGIIKQMKNFSFPNAVILAPVDPRVSLDYKDVHQIVRELVIGIYCFNQIPFLSLEPNYDQSTSCQLTPAYYDTKVGQILISVDYMVKALWHGALIPKEKRVRFSELWRSSMDVDASGVPHTKKDIYAEFLTAGLMDISEDASYQGIYSEVINVDPTYDPNSPEEEKLFSQHSESILLKLSPYLCSVKQHENLFVFEGTYNLSNVVRLAEDKVDLSTYQRLEQRLRLHERLVGNCLERKMEMRKNMAYLKLIAFLVPFLIGLKKKMKIPDLAKLLPSFSDDKLKTERELPPLLLGPDFTCKHFKYKQNEYFHLHGSIEFDIGTPGVEDIPSEIKDAFEDLQSSASDHLSGLLAHGVPYREHYPLPVRQFEGRSYYVISIEIGMLYQQLGRIQWWEAMNDSIKALKAKRLPLNDTQLHEQFKKTFGYKKAIKCKSLPLGLKAAAERGLVAVFQTLCRRNPVSRLRFLDEQGYSLLHHAALHNQAPIICQLAMAGLSLNQRRSDRFIRAVKSLTIGEPLRERTGPTPLHLAAQCGSLDALNCLLALQADYKLVDRRGWAAVHFAAFYGNVTCVQALYRKDPAVLELETTAEYRCTPLLLVATSGSVEALNYLLSIGANWKRKDSQGNNVVQLAALYFHTESLRHLIELNLEELPVWKLLVEMLQSEEYAKKEMAARCLEVLCVATDSFWKDIMDAGGIPALMALLCSGRQTLQCVAAAVVCNMSEREAVSRGLVECGAVPVLVQLLHSPLPELQSRCTVILADLALCSSEYQALIAQLGGIVPVVQLLGSDLEDVLISVVNCVRALCLHSTANQSAVVKEGGIPPLVEFLTIKSDVLQAASSAALAELARGHRQNQDAICAAGAIGPLVNIIRGRKMAVQVKAAVALEALADHNAAIQAEFLKKSVSKHLLRLLKVFQLEVREQGAVSIWALAGQTLKQQKMIADLIGYHFILDLLYSSSDKMQFVGCQAVIALSRDSRAHQNGICDENGVSPLVRLLRNPRTTECTLLSVIQALGTMCIGVAHTNNPYSQKTIAEEKAIPILTELLKQHRSLQVKVRVAQTLACVVLGNTELQTALWNEGTFTYSIVLEMLHSQDQKICLEAGYALSLFAFNNTVQQFMILQKGGIEMAIYEPFLQSEDEFERAKAAFQIVILAKVITGIDQVTLSARGIGLLVQVLQSQNSRAVILTAQLLASLAHTRAGIPDAIVTMGAINHLCTHLYSNEEEVRIGCAIALGYLTFNRPAHRILLVECRNTPGLYDLLIEHLSKDAKISQVFTAEFERQKLVGLPSLSLEINGGPAVSHHNNKDRPKTMSTIRNYTDAQNTQCLRTRSAPVLLVHRRRTANTKLRTAEVPLHRSFQTLER; from the exons ATGGCACAGTCGGTAGCCTCCAGTTCTTCATCCAAATCTTTCCAAGCCAGCGGTGGTGAAAGGGATGACGAGGCTTACCTTGCCGGGTTAGCGGCCCAGAGAAACGCAAACGCCTTCTTTGAGAAATATGACAGAAGAGACCTACAGGAGTTGCTGAGCTTGACGTCTTGCAGCTGGCTACTGTGCTGTGAAGACAACAACCTGCCTGCTGAGCTTCCTACCGGAATCATAAAGCAAATGAAAAACTTCAGCTTCCCCAATGCAGTCATTCTTGCACCTGTTGACCCTCGGGTGTCTTTGGACTATAAAGACGTCCATCAGATTGTGAGGGAGCTTGTGATTGGTATCTACTGCTTCAACCAAATCCCGTTTCTCAGCCTTGAACCCAACTATGACCAAAGCACCTCATGTCAGCTGACCCCTGCCTACTATGACACAAAGGTGGGACAGATTCTGATCAGTGTTGATTACATGGTTAAAGCCCTTTGGCATGGAGCTCTCATTCCAAAGGAGAAACGAGTCAGGTTTTCTGAACTGTGGCGATCCAGCATGGACGTTGATGCCAGTGGAGTACCTCATACAAAGAAAGATATCTATGCAGAATTTCTTACTGCAG GTTTAATGGATATTTCAGAAGATGCTTCCTATCAAGGCATATATAGTGAAGTGATCAACGTGGACCCAACCTATGATCCCAATAGTCCTGAAGAGGAGAAACTCTTTTCACAGCATTCAGAAAGTATCCTTCTAaagctctctccctatctctgtTCTGTGAAACAGCATGAGAATCTGTTTGTGTTTGAAGGAACATACAACCTGTCGAATGTGGTGAGGCTTGCAGAGGATAAAGTGGATCTCTCCACCTATCAAAGGCTCGAGCAGAGACTGAGGCTTCATGAAAGACTCGTTGGAAATTGCTTGGAAAGGAAAATGGAGATGCGTAAAAACATGGCTTATCTAAAGCTAATTGCTTTCTTAGTGCCTTTTCTTATtggattgaagaaaaaaatgaagatcCCTGATCTAGCTAAGTTGCTTCCTTCTTTTTCTG ATGATAAACTGAAGACAGAAAGAGAATTGCCTCCACTCCTGCTGGGTCCTGACTTTACCTGTAAGCACTTCAAGTACAAGCAGAACGAGTACTTTCACCTCCATGGCAGTATAGAGTTTGATATTGGAACCCCTGGTGTGGAGGACATTCCTAGTGAGATAAAG GATGCATTTGAAGATCTACAGAGCTCTGCATCTGATCATTTAAGTGGATTGCTTGCTCACGGCGTGCCTTACAGAGAACATTACCCCTTGCCCGTAAGGCAATTTGAAGGAAGAAG CTATTATGTAATTTCCATTGAGATTGGGATGTTGTATCAGCAGTTAGGCAGGATTCAGTGGTGGGAGGCCATGAATGATTCCATCAAAGCTCTAAAGGCCAAAAGACTGCCATTGAATGACACCCAGCTGCATGAACAATTCAAGAAAACATTTGGCTACAAAAAAGCCATTAAATGCAAG AGTTTACCGCTTGGTCTGAAAGCTGCTGCAGAGAGGGGTCTTGTTGCTGTGTTTCAAACCCTGTGCCGCCGCAACCCTGTGTCCCGACTGAGGTTCCTGGACGAGCAGGGCTACTCCCTTCTGCACCACGCCGCCCTGCACAACCAGGCGCCCATCATCTGCCAGCTGGCCATGGCAGGACTCAGCCTCAACCAGAGGCGAAGTGATCGGTTCATTCGGGCAG TAAAATCACTGACTATTGGAGAACCCTTAAGGGAGAGAACAG gtCCCACTCCTCTGCATTTGGCTGCACAATGCGGTTCTCTGGATGCACTAAACTGCCTACTGGCTCTTCAGGCAGATTATAAACTGGTGGACAGGAGGGGTTGGGCTGCAGTTCATTTTGCGGCCTTCTATGGCAATGTTACTTGTGTCCAAGCTCTGTACAGAAAAGACCCTGCAGTTTTGGAGCTAGAGACCACCGCTGA GTATCGTTGTACCCCTCTGCTGCTGGTGGCCACATCAGGGTCAGTGGAAGCTCTGAACTATCTCCTGTCCATTGGGGCTAACTGGAAGAGGAAAGACAGCCAGGGAAATAATGTGGTCCAGCTGGCAGCATTGTATTTTCACACAGAAAGCCTTCGGCATCTCATTGAACTGAACTTAGAGGAGCTTCCAGTCTGGAAACTTCTTGTGG AGATGCTGCAGAGTGAGGAATACGCTAAGAAGGAGATGGCTGCCAGGTGTCTGGAGGTCCTCTGTGTTGCCACAGACTCATTCTGGAAGGACATTATGGATGCAG GGGGCATCCCCGCTCTGATGGCCTTGCTGTGCAGTGGGCGGCAGACCCTCCAGTGTGTGGCGGCAGCTGTGGTGTGCAACATGTctgagagggaggcagtgagcAGAGGCCTGGTGGAGTGCGGGGCAGTGCCCGTGTTGGTGCAGCTCCTGCACAGTCCACTGCCAGAGCTCCAGTCTCGCTGTACCGTCATCCTGGCGGACCTGGCCTTGTGCAGCAGCGAATACCAGGCCCTCATTGCACAGctg GGTGGGATTGTCCCCGTGGTGCAGCTTCTGGGATCAGACCTCGAGGACGTGCTGATCAGCGTGGTGAACTGTGTCCGAGCCCTGTGTCTCCACAGCACAGCTAATCAGAGTGCAGTGGTAAAAGAGGGAGGGATTCCACCACTTGTGGAGTTCTTGACTATTAAATCAG ATGTGCTGCAGGCTGCTTCTTCTGCCGCCCTGGCCGAGCTGGCCAGAGGCCACAGGCAGAACCAGGATGCCATCTGCGCGGCAGGAGCCATCGGGCCTCTTGTCAACATCATCCGTGGACGGAAAATGGCAGTGCAGGTGAAAGCAGCCGTGGCTTTGGAGGCTTTGGCTGACCACAATGCTGCCATCCAGGCTGAGTTTCTCAAGAAGTCAGTCTCGAAACACCTTCTACGCCTTTTAAAG GTTTTTCAGCTGGAGGTGAGGGAACAGGGAGCAGTGTCTATATGGGCTTTGGCAGGACAGACTctaaaacagcagaaaatgatTGCAGATCTGATTggatatcattttattttagaccTCCTTTATTCTTCATCTGACAAAATGCAGTTCGTTG GTTGCCAGGCAGTGATTGCGTTGAGCCGGGACAGCAGAGCACACCAGAATGGGATCTGCGACGAGAATGGAGTGTCTCCTCTGGTGCGGCTGTTGCGGAACCCCAGAACCACAGAATGCACCCTCCTGAGTGTCATTCAGGCCCTGGGCACCATGTGCATCG GAGTAGCACATACAAACAACCCTTACAGTCAGAAGACAATTGCAGAGGAGAAAGCCATTCCCATCCTGACTGAATTATTGAAACAACACAGATCTCTTCAAGTCAAG GTCCGGGTGGCTCAGACTCTAGCCTGCGTGGTGCTGGGGAACACGGAACTACAGACAGCCCTCTGGAATGAGGGAACATTCACTTACAGCATTGTCTTGGAGATGCTTCACAGTCAAGATCAA aAGATCTGCCTTGAAGCTGGATATGCTTTATCTCTCTTTGCATTCAACAACACAGTACAGCAATTCATGATTCTGCAAAAAGGAGGTATTGAAATGGCGATTTATGAACCCTTTTTGCAGTCTGAGGATGAGTTTGAAAGAGCGAAGGCTGCATTTCAG atTGTTATATTGGCCAAAGTTATTACAGGCATAGACCAAGTTACTTTGTCTGCCAGAGGGATCGGCCTACTTGTACAGGTGCTTCAGTCACAGAACTCCAGGGCAGTCATTCTTACAG CACAGCTGCTCGCCAGCTTGGCTCACACTCGGGCGGGCATTCCTGATGCCATAGTCACGATGGGAGCTATAAACCACTTATGTACCCACTTATATTCCAATGAAGAAGAG GTTCGAATAGGTTGTGCAATTGCTCTAGGCTACCTCACGTTTAATCGCCCTGCACACCGCATCCTCCTGGTGGAATGCCGCAACACACCAGGATTATATGACCTCTTGATCGAGCACCTCAGTAAAGATGCCAAGATATCCCAAGTTTTTACAGCCGAATTCGAAAGACAGAAATTAGTTGGGCTTCCTTCGTTAAG TTTGGAAATAAATGGTGGTCCAGCTGTATCACACCATAATAATAAAG ACAGACCAAAAACGATGAGCACCATTCGGAATTACACAGATGCTCAAAATACCCAGTGTCTGCGGACAAGATCGGCTCCAGTCTTGTTGGTTCATAGACGCAGGACAGCAAACACCAAGCTGAGAACTGCAGAAGTGCCCCTGCATAGGTCATTTCAGACCCTGGAGAGGTAG
- the ankar gene encoding ankyrin and armadillo repeat-containing protein isoform X3 has translation MAQSVASSSSSKSFQASGGERDDEAYLAGLAAQRNANAFFEKYDRRDLQELLSLTSCSWLLCCEDNNLPAELPTGIIKQMKNFSFPNAVILAPVDPRVSLDYKDVHQIVRELVIGIYCFNQIPFLSLEPNYDQSTSCQLTPAYYDTKVGQILISVDYMVKALWHGALIPKEKRVRFSELWRSSMDVDASGVPHTKKDIYAEFLTAGLMDISEDASYQGIYSEVINVDPTYDPNSPEEEKLFSQHSESILLKLSPYLCSVKQHENLFVFEGTYNLSNVVRLAEDKVDLSTYQRLEQRLRLHERLVGNCLERKMEMRKNMAYLKLIAFLVPFLIGLKKKMKIPDLAKLLPSFSDDKLKTERELPPLLLGPDFTCKHFKYKQNEYFHLHGSIEFDIGTPGVEDIPSEIKDAFEDLQSSASDHLSGLLAHGVPYREHYPLPVRQFEGRSYYVISIEIGMLYQQLGRIQWWEAMNDSIKALKAKRLPLNDTQLHEQFKKTFGYKKAIKCKSLPLGLKAAAERGLVAVFQTLCRRNPVSRLRFLDEQGYSLLHHAALHNQAPIICQLAMAGLSLNQRRSDRFIRAVKSLTIGEPLRERTGPTPLHLAAQCGSLDALNCLLALQADYKLVDRRGWAAVHFAAFYGNVTCVQALYRKDPAVLELETTAEYRCTPLLLVATSGSVEALNYLLSIGANWKRKDSQGNNVVQLAALYFHTESLRHLIELNLEELPVWKLLVEMLQSEEYAKKEMAARCLEVLCVATDSFWKDIMDAGGIPALMALLCSGRQTLQCVAAAVVCNMSEREAVSRGLVECGAVPVLVQLLHSPLPELQSRCTVILADLALCSSEYQALIAQLGGIVPVVQLLGSDLEDVLISVVNCVRALCLHSTANQSAVVKEGGIPPLVEFLTIKSDVLQAASSAALAELARGHRQNQDAICAAGAIGPLVNIIRGRKMAVQVKAAVALEALADHNAAIQAEFLKKSVSKHLLRLLKVFQLEVREQGAVSIWALAGQTLKQQKMIADLIGYHFILDLLYSSSDKMQFVGCQAVIALSRDSRAHQNGICDENGVSPLVRLLRNPRTTECTLLSVIQALGTMCIGVAHTNNPYSQKTIAEEKAIPILTELLKQHRSLQVKKICLEAGYALSLFAFNNTVQQFMILQKGGIEMAIYEPFLQSEDEFERAKAAFQIVILAKVITGIDQVTLSARGIGLLVQVLQSQNSRAVILTAQLLASLAHTRAGIPDAIVTMGAINHLCTHLYSNEEEVRIGCAIALGYLTFNRPAHRILLVECRNTPGLYDLLIEHLSKDAKISQVFTAEFERQKLVGLPSLSLEINGGPAVSHHNNKDRPKTMSTIRNYTDAQNTQCLRTRSAPVLLVHRRRTANTKLRTAEVPLHRSFQTLER, from the exons ATGGCACAGTCGGTAGCCTCCAGTTCTTCATCCAAATCTTTCCAAGCCAGCGGTGGTGAAAGGGATGACGAGGCTTACCTTGCCGGGTTAGCGGCCCAGAGAAACGCAAACGCCTTCTTTGAGAAATATGACAGAAGAGACCTACAGGAGTTGCTGAGCTTGACGTCTTGCAGCTGGCTACTGTGCTGTGAAGACAACAACCTGCCTGCTGAGCTTCCTACCGGAATCATAAAGCAAATGAAAAACTTCAGCTTCCCCAATGCAGTCATTCTTGCACCTGTTGACCCTCGGGTGTCTTTGGACTATAAAGACGTCCATCAGATTGTGAGGGAGCTTGTGATTGGTATCTACTGCTTCAACCAAATCCCGTTTCTCAGCCTTGAACCCAACTATGACCAAAGCACCTCATGTCAGCTGACCCCTGCCTACTATGACACAAAGGTGGGACAGATTCTGATCAGTGTTGATTACATGGTTAAAGCCCTTTGGCATGGAGCTCTCATTCCAAAGGAGAAACGAGTCAGGTTTTCTGAACTGTGGCGATCCAGCATGGACGTTGATGCCAGTGGAGTACCTCATACAAAGAAAGATATCTATGCAGAATTTCTTACTGCAG GTTTAATGGATATTTCAGAAGATGCTTCCTATCAAGGCATATATAGTGAAGTGATCAACGTGGACCCAACCTATGATCCCAATAGTCCTGAAGAGGAGAAACTCTTTTCACAGCATTCAGAAAGTATCCTTCTAaagctctctccctatctctgtTCTGTGAAACAGCATGAGAATCTGTTTGTGTTTGAAGGAACATACAACCTGTCGAATGTGGTGAGGCTTGCAGAGGATAAAGTGGATCTCTCCACCTATCAAAGGCTCGAGCAGAGACTGAGGCTTCATGAAAGACTCGTTGGAAATTGCTTGGAAAGGAAAATGGAGATGCGTAAAAACATGGCTTATCTAAAGCTAATTGCTTTCTTAGTGCCTTTTCTTATtggattgaagaaaaaaatgaagatcCCTGATCTAGCTAAGTTGCTTCCTTCTTTTTCTG ATGATAAACTGAAGACAGAAAGAGAATTGCCTCCACTCCTGCTGGGTCCTGACTTTACCTGTAAGCACTTCAAGTACAAGCAGAACGAGTACTTTCACCTCCATGGCAGTATAGAGTTTGATATTGGAACCCCTGGTGTGGAGGACATTCCTAGTGAGATAAAG GATGCATTTGAAGATCTACAGAGCTCTGCATCTGATCATTTAAGTGGATTGCTTGCTCACGGCGTGCCTTACAGAGAACATTACCCCTTGCCCGTAAGGCAATTTGAAGGAAGAAG CTATTATGTAATTTCCATTGAGATTGGGATGTTGTATCAGCAGTTAGGCAGGATTCAGTGGTGGGAGGCCATGAATGATTCCATCAAAGCTCTAAAGGCCAAAAGACTGCCATTGAATGACACCCAGCTGCATGAACAATTCAAGAAAACATTTGGCTACAAAAAAGCCATTAAATGCAAG AGTTTACCGCTTGGTCTGAAAGCTGCTGCAGAGAGGGGTCTTGTTGCTGTGTTTCAAACCCTGTGCCGCCGCAACCCTGTGTCCCGACTGAGGTTCCTGGACGAGCAGGGCTACTCCCTTCTGCACCACGCCGCCCTGCACAACCAGGCGCCCATCATCTGCCAGCTGGCCATGGCAGGACTCAGCCTCAACCAGAGGCGAAGTGATCGGTTCATTCGGGCAG TAAAATCACTGACTATTGGAGAACCCTTAAGGGAGAGAACAG gtCCCACTCCTCTGCATTTGGCTGCACAATGCGGTTCTCTGGATGCACTAAACTGCCTACTGGCTCTTCAGGCAGATTATAAACTGGTGGACAGGAGGGGTTGGGCTGCAGTTCATTTTGCGGCCTTCTATGGCAATGTTACTTGTGTCCAAGCTCTGTACAGAAAAGACCCTGCAGTTTTGGAGCTAGAGACCACCGCTGA GTATCGTTGTACCCCTCTGCTGCTGGTGGCCACATCAGGGTCAGTGGAAGCTCTGAACTATCTCCTGTCCATTGGGGCTAACTGGAAGAGGAAAGACAGCCAGGGAAATAATGTGGTCCAGCTGGCAGCATTGTATTTTCACACAGAAAGCCTTCGGCATCTCATTGAACTGAACTTAGAGGAGCTTCCAGTCTGGAAACTTCTTGTGG AGATGCTGCAGAGTGAGGAATACGCTAAGAAGGAGATGGCTGCCAGGTGTCTGGAGGTCCTCTGTGTTGCCACAGACTCATTCTGGAAGGACATTATGGATGCAG GGGGCATCCCCGCTCTGATGGCCTTGCTGTGCAGTGGGCGGCAGACCCTCCAGTGTGTGGCGGCAGCTGTGGTGTGCAACATGTctgagagggaggcagtgagcAGAGGCCTGGTGGAGTGCGGGGCAGTGCCCGTGTTGGTGCAGCTCCTGCACAGTCCACTGCCAGAGCTCCAGTCTCGCTGTACCGTCATCCTGGCGGACCTGGCCTTGTGCAGCAGCGAATACCAGGCCCTCATTGCACAGctg GGTGGGATTGTCCCCGTGGTGCAGCTTCTGGGATCAGACCTCGAGGACGTGCTGATCAGCGTGGTGAACTGTGTCCGAGCCCTGTGTCTCCACAGCACAGCTAATCAGAGTGCAGTGGTAAAAGAGGGAGGGATTCCACCACTTGTGGAGTTCTTGACTATTAAATCAG ATGTGCTGCAGGCTGCTTCTTCTGCCGCCCTGGCCGAGCTGGCCAGAGGCCACAGGCAGAACCAGGATGCCATCTGCGCGGCAGGAGCCATCGGGCCTCTTGTCAACATCATCCGTGGACGGAAAATGGCAGTGCAGGTGAAAGCAGCCGTGGCTTTGGAGGCTTTGGCTGACCACAATGCTGCCATCCAGGCTGAGTTTCTCAAGAAGTCAGTCTCGAAACACCTTCTACGCCTTTTAAAG GTTTTTCAGCTGGAGGTGAGGGAACAGGGAGCAGTGTCTATATGGGCTTTGGCAGGACAGACTctaaaacagcagaaaatgatTGCAGATCTGATTggatatcattttattttagaccTCCTTTATTCTTCATCTGACAAAATGCAGTTCGTTG GTTGCCAGGCAGTGATTGCGTTGAGCCGGGACAGCAGAGCACACCAGAATGGGATCTGCGACGAGAATGGAGTGTCTCCTCTGGTGCGGCTGTTGCGGAACCCCAGAACCACAGAATGCACCCTCCTGAGTGTCATTCAGGCCCTGGGCACCATGTGCATCG GAGTAGCACATACAAACAACCCTTACAGTCAGAAGACAATTGCAGAGGAGAAAGCCATTCCCATCCTGACTGAATTATTGAAACAACACAGATCTCTTCAAGTCAAG aAGATCTGCCTTGAAGCTGGATATGCTTTATCTCTCTTTGCATTCAACAACACAGTACAGCAATTCATGATTCTGCAAAAAGGAGGTATTGAAATGGCGATTTATGAACCCTTTTTGCAGTCTGAGGATGAGTTTGAAAGAGCGAAGGCTGCATTTCAG atTGTTATATTGGCCAAAGTTATTACAGGCATAGACCAAGTTACTTTGTCTGCCAGAGGGATCGGCCTACTTGTACAGGTGCTTCAGTCACAGAACTCCAGGGCAGTCATTCTTACAG CACAGCTGCTCGCCAGCTTGGCTCACACTCGGGCGGGCATTCCTGATGCCATAGTCACGATGGGAGCTATAAACCACTTATGTACCCACTTATATTCCAATGAAGAAGAG GTTCGAATAGGTTGTGCAATTGCTCTAGGCTACCTCACGTTTAATCGCCCTGCACACCGCATCCTCCTGGTGGAATGCCGCAACACACCAGGATTATATGACCTCTTGATCGAGCACCTCAGTAAAGATGCCAAGATATCCCAAGTTTTTACAGCCGAATTCGAAAGACAGAAATTAGTTGGGCTTCCTTCGTTAAG TTTGGAAATAAATGGTGGTCCAGCTGTATCACACCATAATAATAAAG ACAGACCAAAAACGATGAGCACCATTCGGAATTACACAGATGCTCAAAATACCCAGTGTCTGCGGACAAGATCGGCTCCAGTCTTGTTGGTTCATAGACGCAGGACAGCAAACACCAAGCTGAGAACTGCAGAAGTGCCCCTGCATAGGTCATTTCAGACCCTGGAGAGGTAG